One genomic segment of Lampris incognitus isolate fLamInc1 chromosome 2, fLamInc1.hap2, whole genome shotgun sequence includes these proteins:
- the LOC130108339 gene encoding signaling threshold-regulating transmembrane adapter 1-like, which translates to MEKECNGTKISVVLRVFCGSLELWMLLGVVSTLMVLSLCWNILWYMARVCPEKGKAILPTFRRSLRPVDMEDNPIYGNITYKKTNSPYGSSSLREHNRVRRGSEPLSKDQDCYANLELKPPKQPSGRASPSPAIQYSDVATLLEYVEPDKDRADNADTVSTLSDLYAAVQTQRPKTLDTTDNGKGYANHI; encoded by the exons ATGGAAAAGGAGTGTAATGGGACAAAAATATCAG TGGTCCTGCGTGTTTTCTGCGGGTCGTTGGAGCTGTGGATGCTGTTAGGAGTGGTGAGTACCTTGATGGTACTCTCGCTGTGCTGGAATATACTCTGGTACATGGCAAGAGTTTGTCCAG AAAAGGGGAAAGCAATTCTTCCAACGTTCAGAAgaag TCTCAGACCTGTCGACATGGAAGACAACCCCATTTACGGAAACATAACCTACAAAAAAACCA ATTCTCCATACGGTTCTTCATCTTTGAGAGAGCACAACAGAGTCAGACGTGGCTCAGAG CCTCTGTCTAAAGACCAGGATTGCTACGCAAACCTGGAACTGAAGCCTCCCAAGCAGCCGTCCGGACGAGCCTCCCCGTCCCCGGCCATCCAGTACTCGGACGTGGCGACACTGCTGGAATACGTGGAGCCGGACAAGGACAGGGCCGACAACGCAGACACCGTCTCTACTCTCTCTGACCTGTATGCTGCCGTGCAAACCCAGAGACCCAAAACCCTGGACACGACCGACAATGGAAAGGGCTACGCCAACCATATCTGA